The Mastacembelus armatus chromosome 4, fMasArm1.2, whole genome shotgun sequence genome segment tcttctttgtGATGCGCTCTACTTCTTCAGTAAAGCAGATGGTCTATATTTATCCACGTTTCTATAACTGCTCTGTACCTGCTGCATTCTTGGTCGACCTGCCACAGTTGGCCCAGTTATGTGCGGGATCCAAACCTGCTCTGACCAAAGATAAGAGCGTGGAGCAACTTTTCTCTGTCCAAGGGGACAGGTTTGTCAGCTTTGTCAAATCGGAACACTTTGTAGATGGTAAGGTATTCCTCACATACTGTTgctcatttatattttagtttttagacATTTGCAATAGTTGTTATTTTGGGATTTTTaaagatatataaatataatgagACTAAAACAGACTGTGGAATTCCAAAACCACTATCACCAAAAAACATTAGTTTCACAGTAAATCTCACAGCGAAACTGCAGTTGTTTGCTTTGCATACAACTTCACCTCTTCAAATAATGTCTCTACTGACTGCACATTTCACTTGTGAACCACAGTCACTCATAATCAGGTGTAGAAGAGTTAAGTACATGAAAACACCCACCCAAAATTATTCAATACTCCTAATGTTCTCAGCTTGGTGTATTATCAATATGAAGGCTGGATTTGGGCTGTAAGAAGGGGCtcatttaatgtatttatcaCCACAATAGTTACAGCATAATCACACATATAAGaacctgatatttattatttgtaaatgtatttatttatcttctgGGAAACTGGCAAGACCATTTAATAAttagtcatttattttaataaccaAGTTTGCAAAATATGCTTTAATATGTCATTATGAATCATAATGCAGCTGAACTATTGCCCTCAGATATCTACACGGGATGGGTGGCTCAGGTCCTGGATGCCGACCTGCTTGTAGAGACCTGGCAGAGAATAGGTCACGAGCTGCCCTCCAACTGCTCCCTGCCCAAACACACCATGAACATCAAGAGGATTCAGCTTCCTGGATCCGTCCTGTTCCGGTCAGACTATGACCATTCAAAGTGGTGTGTGTCTCTGGCTTATGAGGATCAGCTGACCTGTCTCGGGGACCTGAACAGGGAAAGGGCCCAGCTATGGCGTGGTGGAGGGCTGGTCTGCTCCTTTAACCCTTTGATTTATAAGGCCTTCAGACAGGCAGTGGACTGGTATATTAGCTGCTAAATAATAAGAAAGATGGGGTGGTTAACCGTGATCACTATCACACAGAATGAGTTCAGTCATTTGAAATGTATACGGATAAATATAGATGTAAATATGATTACACATATAAGAACCTGATATTTAAATGTCAAGTTGTGTCCAAAAAGTGTACTTTTGCATTTC includes the following:
- the dnase2b gene encoding deoxyribonuclease-2-beta, with product MATHFILCFQVIMFFCCTVSSADISCRNEADEPVDWFIIYKLPRYKVGVVGSGVEYMYLDSTVGHWQMSKFMVNTSQGAIANTLNQLYMGKAYKSNSSVYALYNDAPPVLDYIQGYGHTKGVLLFDRSQGFWLSHSIPHFPSFPERGYFYPSSGKVNGQTALCVSYQYEQFFLIVKQMVYIYPRFYNCSVPAAFLVDLPQLAQLCAGSKPALTKDKSVEQLFSVQGDRFVSFVKSEHFVDDIYTGWVAQVLDADLLVETWQRIGHELPSNCSLPKHTMNIKRIQLPGSVLFRSDYDHSKWCVSLAYEDQLTCLGDLNRERAQLWRGGGLVCSFNPLIYKAFRQAVDWYISC